From a single Apium graveolens cultivar Ventura chromosome 2, ASM990537v1, whole genome shotgun sequence genomic region:
- the LOC141708404 gene encoding uncharacterized protein LOC141708404 gives MSILPSSYCYYHTSSQVHPKALLANSFRLSGVSSGRHTTRRLSSVNLTATPPLRCMSISASLQELDLSEDNVKQVLLDAREKFSHIFDTSVGMTGVAELAEVDGPYVKISLKGRFWHERSLILARLGNYLKQRIPEILEVDIEDEKQLDDSPENF, from the exons ATGTCCATTTTACCCAGCAGCTACTGCTACTACCATACCAGCTCACAAGTACATCCCAAAGCTTTGCTTGCAAATAGTTTCAGGCTAAGTGGAGTTTCAAGTGGTAGACATACTACCAGGAGATTGTCATCAGTTAACTTGACAGCTACTCCACCACTGCGCTGCATGAGCATCTCAGCATCACTTCAAGAACTCGATTTATCGGAAGATAATGTGAAGCAAGTCCTGCTGGATGCACGAGAAAAG TTTTCACATATCTTTGACACTTCAGTTGGCATGACAG GAGTGGCAGAATTAGCTGAAGTGGACGGTCCATATGTAAAGATTAGTCTCAAGGGCCGGTTTTGGCATGAAcgttctttaattttagcaagaCTTGGTAATTACTTGAAGCAGAGGATTCCG GAAATCTTGGAGGTAGATATAGAAGATGAGAAACAACTTGATGATAGCCCGGAAAATTTTTAA